A stretch of the Salmo salar chromosome ssa20, Ssal_v3.1, whole genome shotgun sequence genome encodes the following:
- the LOC106580739 gene encoding flavin reductase (NADPH), producing the protein MSESIKNVAIFGATGMTGLVTLPLAVAAGYNVTVLVRDPARLPAEHKACRVVVGDVLNKEDVKKTMEGQDAVIIILGTRSDLGPTTMMSEGTRNILDAMKARGIRKVVGCMSAFLLWDRSKVPPRLLSVTEDHDRMYMVLKESGLEFVAVMPPHIDDNLPLTKKYTVTENMLKGRVISKYDLGHFFVKCLSISDWDRKTVGVCGEYS; encoded by the exons ATGTCAGAATCGATCAAGAATGTTGCAATATTTGGGGCAACCGGAATGACCGGACTGGTGACATTACCACTGGCTGTTGCAGCGG GTTACAATGTGACAGTGCTAGTGAGAGACCCAGCCAGGCTGCCTGCAGAACACAAAGCCtgcagggtggtggtgggagaTGTCCTCAATAAGGAGGATGTGAAGAAGACCATGGAGGGTCAGGATGCTGTTATCATCATTTTGGGCACCAGGAGTGACCTCG GTCCCACAACAATGATGTCAGAAGGAACCAGAAACATCTTAGACGCCATGAAAGCTCGGGGGATCCGCAAAGTAGTTGGCTGCATGTCAG CCTTCCTCCTATGGGACCGGTCTAAAGTGCCACCCAGGCTGCTGTCGGTCACAGAGGACCATGATAGGATGTACATGGTGTTGAAGGAGTCAGGGCTGGAATTCGTGGCTGTCATGCCCCCTCACATCGACG ATAATCTCCCTTTGACTAAGAAGTACACAGTGACAGAGAACATGCTGAAAGGGCGGGTCATTTCCAAATATGACCTGGGACACTTCTTCGTCAAGTGCTTGTCCATCTCTGACTGGGACAGGAAGACCGTTGGGGTTTGCGGGGAATACAGTTAA
- the LOC106580738 gene encoding cell division cycle-associated protein 4 isoform X2: MMMISKGQKRKVDDVVGGMRSGTWESQRQSVLGITLFKYHRGQELMEPSLRRSVLIANTLRHIHLENKPPYGLVNLAGPVPPMVPSKPCSHRESGLGVVNSASGVEDKKDVWMSSESDFSLSGAVSSILKELDLTVDGGLGPQAPQRTPFRSIENLPGDLGLKQSSEGCRTSEGVAFGSVEEVMCSSYLQDGKLDELFHDIDTSVFDKEMGVRALSAAASDELLKYLPSLSSVPSASPSLFSLNQSFRDLNELEHIMEILVES; the protein is encoded by the coding sequence atgatgatgatatcCAAGGGACAGAAGCGCAAAGTCGATGATGTCGTGGGGGGCATGCGTAGCGGCACTTGGGAGAGCCAGCGGCAGTCAGTGCTTGGCATCACCCTCTTCAAGTACCACCGCGGGCAGGAGCTGATGGAGCCAAGTTTGCGCCGCTCGGTGTTGATAGCCAACACCCTGCGGCATATACACCTAGAAAACAAGCCTCCATATGGGTTAGTTAACCTGGCAGGACCAGTGCCACCCATGGTCCCATCTAAACCCTGCAGCCACAGGGAGTCTGGTCTGGGTGTTGTAAACAGTGCCTCAGGTGTCGAGGACAAGAAGGATGTCTGGATGTCCTCAGAGAGTGACTTCTCCCTGTCAGGTGCTGTCTCCTCCATTCTGAAAGAACTAGACTTGACTGTCGATGGAGGACTAGGTCCTCAGGCACCTCAGAGGACACCTTTCAGATCCATTGAGAACCTACCTGGAGACCTGGGGCTCAAACAGAGCTCAGAGGGGTGTAGAACCTCAGAGGGGGTGGCTTTTGGTAGCGTGGAGGAGGTCATGTGTTCCAGCTACCTGCAGGATGGGAAACTAGATGAACTTTTCCATGACATCGACACATCGGTGTTTGACAAGGAGATGGGGGTTAGAGCACTCTCTGCTGCAGCCAGTGACGAGCTGCTTAAGTAtttaccctctctgtcctccgtTCCGTCCGCttcaccctctctcttctctctcaaccAGAGCTTCAGGGACCTGAATGAGCTGGAGCACATCATGGAAATACTGGTAGAGTCTTGA
- the LOC106580738 gene encoding cell division cycle-associated protein 4 isoform X1: MNSCTRQILIKFCLLHLANYVTSRRMMMISKGQKRKVDDVVGGMRSGTWESQRQSVLGITLFKYHRGQELMEPSLRRSVLIANTLRHIHLENKPPYGLVNLAGPVPPMVPSKPCSHRESGLGVVNSASGVEDKKDVWMSSESDFSLSGAVSSILKELDLTVDGGLGPQAPQRTPFRSIENLPGDLGLKQSSEGCRTSEGVAFGSVEEVMCSSYLQDGKLDELFHDIDTSVFDKEMGVRALSAAASDELLKYLPSLSSVPSASPSLFSLNQSFRDLNELEHIMEILVES; encoded by the exons ATGAACAGTTGCACACGAcag ATTCTTATCAAGTTTTGTCttctccatctagctaactaCGTTACGtcgaggaggatgatgatgatatcCAAGGGACAGAAGCGCAAAGTCGATGATGTCGTGGGGGGCATGCGTAGCGGCACTTGGGAGAGCCAGCGGCAGTCAGTGCTTGGCATCACCCTCTTCAAGTACCACCGCGGGCAGGAGCTGATGGAGCCAAGTTTGCGCCGCTCGGTGTTGATAGCCAACACCCTGCGGCATATACACCTAGAAAACAAGCCTCCATATGGGTTAGTTAACCTGGCAGGACCAGTGCCACCCATGGTCCCATCTAAACCCTGCAGCCACAGGGAGTCTGGTCTGGGTGTTGTAAACAGTGCCTCAGGTGTCGAGGACAAGAAGGATGTCTGGATGTCCTCAGAGAGTGACTTCTCCCTGTCAGGTGCTGTCTCCTCCATTCTGAAAGAACTAGACTTGACTGTCGATGGAGGACTAGGTCCTCAGGCACCTCAGAGGACACCTTTCAGATCCATTGAGAACCTACCTGGAGACCTGGGGCTCAAACAGAGCTCAGAGGGGTGTAGAACCTCAGAGGGGGTGGCTTTTGGTAGCGTGGAGGAGGTCATGTGTTCCAGCTACCTGCAGGATGGGAAACTAGATGAACTTTTCCATGACATCGACACATCGGTGTTTGACAAGGAGATGGGGGTTAGAGCACTCTCTGCTGCAGCCAGTGACGAGCTGCTTAAGTAtttaccctctctgtcctccgtTCCGTCCGCttcaccctctctcttctctctcaaccAGAGCTTCAGGGACCTGAATGAGCTGGAGCACATCATGGAAATACTGGTAGAGTCTTGA